In Acidimicrobiales bacterium, the sequence GTGGGTGGCCACCGAACGGCTCTCGTACCTCGTGCTGGGGAGCTCGCTGTTCGCCCTCGGCGCCTATGTGGCCTACACCCAGTTCAGCCACGTTGCGCCCCGCTTCGAGGCGTGGCTCGATCCCTGGAACCCCGACCTGGTGCGGGGTGAGGCCTACCAGATCGTTCAGGCCACCTATGCGCTCGCCCAAGGTGGTCTCACCGGAACCGGTCTGGGCCTCGGCAACCCCGAGCGCGTCCCCGTGGTCACCACCGACTTCGTCTTCGCCGCCATCGGCGAAGAGCTGGGTCTCCTCGGCGGCACCGCCGTCCTCATCTGCTTCCTGTTGCTCGTCGGGTCGGCGCTGCGCCTGTCGATCGTGGCCGACCACGCCTTCGACAAGCTGCTCGCGGTCGGCATCGCCACCCTCATCGCCACCCAGGCCTTCATCATCGTCGGCGGGATCACCCGGCTGTTGCCCCTCACCGGGATCGCTCTGCCGTTCGTGTCCTACGGCGGTTCGTCCCTGGTCGTCAACTACGTGTTGCTGGCCCTGTTGCTGCGGCTCTCCGACGACGTCACCACCCGCCAGCTCCGCCGCGTCGAGCGTGAGGCGGTGCCGGCGTGAACCGCCAGATCCGTCGCCTGACCATCGCCATCATGCTCTGCTACCTCGCCCTGTTCGCCCAGCTGAACCGGGTGCAGATCTTCGACGCGCAGGCGCTGCGCGACAACCCCGACAACACCCGCGACGTGCTGGCCAACTACAGCCGGCCACGGGGCACGGTCTCGACGATCGACGGGGCGGTGGTGGCGCGAAGCGTCGAGGTCGACACGCCGCTGCAACGTCAACGGGAGTATCCCGAGGCCGATCTGTTCGCCCAGGTGTCGGGGTTCTTCTCCCTCCACTACGGCTCCACCGGGGTCGAGCAGGTCTACGACGAGGAGCTGGCCGGACAGACCCCCGAGCTCGAGCTGGAGAGCCTGTCCGACCTGTTCGTCGACCGGGATCGGTCCGGCAGCGTGGTGCTGTCGTTGCGCAGCGACGTCCAGCGTGTCGCACGCGACGCGCTGGGCGAGCGGGAGGGCTCGGTCGTGGCGCTCGACCCCCGCAGCGGCGAGATCCTGGCGCTGTGGTCGTGGCCCTCCTATGACCCCAACCTGATCAGTGCCCCCGACATCGAGCGGGCGTCGGAGGCACGTTCGTTGTACCTGCTCGATCCCGCCGACCCGATGCTCGGCCGGGCGTACCAGGAGCGCTACTTCCCCGGCTCGTCGTTCAAGGTGGTGGTCAGCGCCGCCGGCCTCGAGAGCGGGCGGGTCACCATGGACGAACCGTCGTACGAGCCGGTGTCCTCGTGGACGCCTCCGCTCACCACCCGTCCCATCACCAACGCCGGTGGAGCCGTCTGCGGCGGCACGCTGGCCGAGATCCTACGGGTGTCGTGCAACACCGCCTTCGCCGAGATGGGAGCACTCACCCTCGGGCCCGAGGTGCTGGCCGAAGGAGCCGAAGGGTTCGGGTTCAACGGCCGCCCGCCGATCGACCTACCCGCACCTGCGCGGTCGGTCTTTCCCACCGACTACGGCGAGCCCCTGTCGACCCCCGACCTCGACGACCCCGATCCCGACGTGGCAGGCACGGTGTACGAGAACACGCCGGCACTGGCCCAGGCCGCCATCGGACAGCACGACGTCGCCGCCACTCCGTTGCAGATGGCACTGGTGGCAGCTGGTGTCGCCAATGGCGGGGTCATCATGGAACCGCGGGTCGTGCACGAGATCCGCAACGCCGATGGCGACCTCGTGGAGCGGCTCCAGCCCTCCGCCTGGCGCCAGGCGATGAGCCCCTCGAACGCAGCCGCCCTGCGCCAGGCCATGATCGGGGTGGTCACCGGGGGAACCGCGTGGCGCATGGCGATCCCCGGCTACGAGGTGGGTGGCAAGACCGGCACCGCCCGCGTCGCCGAAGATGTCACCAGCACCCACGCCTGGATCGTCGGCTTCGCCGGTCCCCAGGGCGAGACCCCCCACGTCGCGGTGGCCGTGGTCGTGCTGGCCGACGAGGATGTGGGCGAACAAGCCGGTGGTCGGGTGGCCGCACCGGTTGCCCGAGCGGTGCTCGAGCGGGCACTGTCGCCAGCCTCGCCCGTCCGGGTCGACGACCCGCCAGATCCATCGCCGGACGGCGCGCCGGATGACGCGCCGGATGACGCGCCGGATGACGCGCCGGATGACGCGCCGGAGTAGCGGCGTCGCCACCGACGCCGTGCTCTGACCCATACTTGTGCGGCGACCGCCCGAGGAGGCATCACACGTCCCATGTCCGACCAGGAGCCCACGGTCTACAACGGCCGCTACGAACTGCATCGCCAGATCGCCCGCGGTGGCATGGCCGATGTCTTCTTGGCACGCGATCGCCTGCTCGACCGCCCGGTCGCGGTCAAGGTGCTGTTCTCACAGTTCGCGAGCGACCCGGCCTTCGTCGAGCGGTTCCGGCGCGAGGCCCAGTCGGCGGCGAACCTCAACCACCCCCACATCACCAGCGTGTTCGACTGGGGGGAAGAGGGTGGGACCTACTTCATCGTCATGGAGTTCGTCGACGGGCGGAGCCTGGCCGACATCCTGCGCTCGGAGGGGATGCTCCACCCGGACCGGGCGGCCGACATCGCCACCGACGTGGCCGCCGCGCTCAGCTTCGCCCATCGCAACGGCGTGGTGCACCGCGACATCAAGCCGGGCAACATCCTCGTCACGCCGAGCGGGCAGGTGAAGGTCACCGACTTCGGGATCGCCCGTGCCTTCGGTTCGTCCACCGACGCCAACCTCACCCAGACCGGCTCGGTCATGGGGACCGCCACCTACTTCTCCCCCGAACAGGCCCAGGGCCGGCCGGTCGATCCCCGAAGCGACCTCTACTCGTTGGGCATCGTTCTCTACGAGATGCTGGCCAGCAGGCCCCCGTTCTCCGGCGACAGCGCCGTGTCGACGGCGTACATGCACGTCCAGGAGCGGGCCGAGCCCCCCAGCTCGGTCAACCCCCGGATCCCCCCGGCCATGGACGCCATCTGCATGCGGCTCCTCGCCAAGGATCCCAACGACCGCTATCCGTCGGCCGAAGACCTCAGGGCCGACCTTCGACGCTTCCGCGAGGGCCAGCAGGTGCTCGCTGGTGGTGGGGTCCCAGCCGCGGCCGCGGCGGCCCCGGCAGCAGCGGCTGCTGCTCCCGGTGCCACCGCCTCCATGCCGGTGACCACCGTGCCGCCAGGTCATGACACCTACGACGATCTCGATGACGACGACTACGACGAGCCTGCGAACCGGACCGGCTGGTTCGTCGCGGGACTGGTCGTGCTCATCGCGGTGCTGGTCGGTCTCCTCGCGATCTTCGCCAACGCGCTCGGCATCGGTGGTGGAGAGACCGGGACCCGGATCGAGGTCCCGGGCGTGGTGCTCCTGGACGAGACCGAGGCGACCGAGGTGTTGGAGGCCGAAGGGTTCGACGTCGACGTCGACTACGAGGCCAACGTCGAACACGAGCCGGGGATCGTGTTCGATCAGGACCCGACCGGCGGTTCGATGGAGCCCGAGGGCAGCACCGTCACCATCATCGTCAGCCAGGGCGACGAGGAGTTCGCCATGCCCGAGGTCGTCGGGAACTTCGAGGAGGACGCCATCAAGTTCCTCGAGGACCGGGGGCTGGTGCTGGGCGACGTGAACCGGGTCTTCGACGACGAGAGCACCGAAGGCGAGGTGCTCACCCAGTTCCCTCCGGCCGAGCAGATGGTGACCCGCGGCGACGCGTTCGACCTCACCGTGTCCCGGGGCCCCGAGGAGATCGAGGTCCCCGACGTCCGTGGCGACACGGTCGACGACGCGGTGTCCACGTTGGAGGAGGCGGGGTTCCAGACCCGGCTCGAGGAGGAGTACTCCGAGACGGTGGACGAGGATCGAGTCGTTCGGACCGATCCCCCGCACCGCACCGATGCCCCGAGCAACTCGTTCGTGATCATCTACGTGTCGCGGGGGCCCGAACCACCCGAGGAACGTCCGGTGCCCAACGTGGTGAACCTCACCCAGCCGACCGCCGAGGGACGTCTGTCCGACGCCGGGTTCGTTCCCGAGGTCACCTTCTCGGCGTCGGACAGCGTGCCGTCGGGGTCGGTGATCACCCAGGACCCCGCCCCCGGTACCGAGCTGCTCACCGGGTCGCCGGTGGAGATCGTGGTGTCCACCGGACCGAGCCCGACCAGTACCACGTCCTCGTCGACCACGACCACCACCGACGGCGACGTCGACGAGATCCCCTGATCTGTTCCCGGTGCTCCGGGTTCAGGGGGTCCGGGCGCGGTCGAGAAAGTTGGCGATGAGGTCGTGGCCCGCCGCGGTGAGGATCGACTCGGGGTGGAACTGCACTCCCTCGACGTCGAGGCTGCGGTGGCGCAGCCCCATCACGGTGCCGTCGTCGGCCTCGGCGGTGATCTCCAGCACGTCGGGCACCGAGTCACGGTCGACGATCAGGCTGTGGTAGCGGGTGGCCTCGAGTGGTTGGGGCAGCCCCGCGAACACGCCCTGCCCCCGATGGCTGATCAGGGAGGTCTTGCCGTGCATGACCTCGGCGGCTCGAACCACGGTGCCGCCGTAGAGCGCGCCGATGCACTGGTGTCCGAGGCACACGCCGAGGATGGGAACCCGTCCGGCGAGGCGGTCGATGACGTCGTTGCTCACCCCGGCATCCTCGGGTCGTCCCGGTCCGGGGCTGATGAGGACAGCGTCGGGGGCCAGGGCCTCGATCGCGTCGAGGTCGATGGCGTCGTGGCGGTGCACGATCGGTTCGGCCCCCAGCTCGCCCAGATACTGCACGAGGTTGTAGACGAAGCTGTCGTAGTTGTCGATGACCAGGACCCGGGTGCTCATTGGGCGCTCAGGGTATCCGCGTCGCGGTGCCGTCCTCGACCGGGTTCGGTGCGAGGTGAGTTCCCGGCCGCCACCGCCGGTCGCTAGTGTCGGGTCCATGGCCACACCGCCGAAGAAGAAGCCGACGAGCGGGAGGGTCACCCCCAAGGGAACCCGCCCCGACGATCGTGGGGCCCACGTCGAATCCGGCCCAGATGCCAGGGGCCGTGCGCTCAACTCGCGCTACACCGCACCGGTGCCGGTCACCGAGAAGGTGAGCCCCCCATGGGTGGCACCGACGATGTTCGGGCTGCTCGGACTGGGTGCGCTGACCATCATCGTCAACTACCTGGACCTGCTGCCGGGCGGCACCGACAACTGGTACCTGTTCCTCGGGCTGGGGTTCATCCTCGGCGGCATCGTCATCGCCACCAGGTTGCACTGACCTCGGCGTCAGGTGAACCCCGGGTGTCGGGACGACGGCCCCCAGGTGTGACAGAAGTTACACCTGTGTGACCCTCCCCAGGTCCGTCCACAGCCTGTGGACAACCCGTCACTCGATGGGCGCGACCAAGTCCATCTCCTCGAGACAGTGCCGGGGAGGCGGCGGTTCCTCGTCGGGGGCCGCGGTCATGCGCATCTCGGTGCCACAGATGGAGCAGCGGTACTCGAGTCGCACCTTGCGGAGCTCACCCGGTGGTGGTGGCTCGGGTGGCGGTGCTCCCAGGCCTCGCAGCATGGCGAACCCCACGCGCAGGATCACATATGCGGCTGCCACCGCGATCAGCACTCGGACCAGGTTCATGCCCCGTCCACGATAGAGGTCACCACCGCCGGCGCGTCCGCGCGGTCACCCCAGGCGCTCGATGATGGTGGCGTTGGCCATGCCGCCGCCCTCGCACATGGTCTGCAGGCCGTAGCGCCCGCCGGTGCGCTCGAGCTCGTTGAGCAGCGTTGTCAGCAGCTTGGTGCCCGAACAGCCGAGCGGATGCCCGAGGGCGATCGCGCCACCGTTGGGGTTGACCTTCGACATGTCGGGATGCAGCTCCTGCTCCCACGCCAGGACCACCGAGGCGAACGCCTCGTTGATCTCGGTCAGGTCGATGTCGTCCATCGAGAGCCCCGCCCGCTCCAGCACCTTCTTGGTCGCCGGGATCGGGCCGGTGAGCATGGTGATGGGATCGACACCGGTGACCGAGAAGCTGTGGAAGCGGGCACGGGGGGTGAGCCCCAGCTCGGCAGCCTTCTCCTCGCTCATGATCAGGGCCGCTGAGGCACCGTCGGTGATCTGTGACGAGTTGCCGGCGGTCACTTTGCCATCGGGTTTGAACGCGGGCTTGAGGTTGGCGAGGGACTCGACGGTGGTGTCGGGGCGGATGCCCTCGTCGGCGGTGACCGTCTCGCCGGTCTCGATGATCCGGCCGGTCTCGCGATCGAGCCGCTTCTCGGCGACGGGGATGATCTCGTTGTCGAACCGGCCCTCGGCGGTGGCGGTGGCGGCACGCTGCTGTGACCTGGCCGAGAAGGTGTCGAGGTCGGTGCGGGAGAGGTTCCACTGGTCGGCGATGAGCTCGGCGGAGATGCCCTGTGGCACCAGGCCGCCGGCATCGGCGTAGCGGTCGCCGACGAGCGGACCGAACGGAGCGCCGAGGTCCTTGCCGATGGAGGCTCCCATGGGCACCAGGCTCATGACCTCGACCCCTGCGGCGACCACCACGTCGTAGGCCCCGGCCATGACGCCCTGGGCGGCGAAGTGCGCCGACTGCTGGGACGAGCCGCACTGGCGGTCGATCGTGGTGGCGGGGACCGACTCGGGCCACCCGGCGGCGAGCACCGCGTTGCGGCCGACGTTGAGCGCCTGTCCGCCGACCTGCATGACACAGCCCATGATCACGTCGTCGACGGTGGCGGGGTCGAGTTGGTTGCGCTCGGCCAGGGCGGCGAGCACCTGGGCGGAGAGGTCGGCAGGATGCCACCCCGACAGTTGACCGTTGCGCTTGCCGCCGGCGGTGCGGACGGCGTCGACGAGGACTGCGTTGGGCATGGTTGCTCCTGATCTGGTGGGTGTCACCCCGCTGTGGGGGCGGGATGGGGGCCCCGAATCGTCCGCCATTCGTGGGTGATCCCCGGACCGGATTCTCGCGAGGAGTTGACCGTGCGGTCAATCGGAGCGCGACGAATCCCGACCGCGACGAGCTCCCCCCTGCCAACTAGTGTGACCCCCGGTCATCGACCGCCGCGACGAGAGAGGGGATGCAGCGATGCTCACCAACGAGGACCTGCTCGAACGAGTGGCGGGGCAGACCATCTCGTCGCGATTCCTCGAGACCGCCCGAGACCTCGCGGATCACGTCGCGCTCCGGTGGAGGACCGACGACGGGGCATGGCACGAGTGGACCTTCGCCGACTACCTCGACCGGGTGGCGCGGGCCGCGGCCGCCTACCGGGCCCACGGCGTCGCCGACGGCGACCGGGTGGTGCTCATGTTGCGCAACGTCCCCGAGTTCCACGTGCTCGACATGGCGGCCTACTTCGTGGGTGCCACCCCCGTGTCGATCTACAACTCGTCGTCCCCCGACCAGATCCAGTACCTGGTCAACCACTGCGGCGCGGTCCTCGGGATCGCCGACGATGCCGCGTTCCTCGACCGGTTCCAGCAGGTCCACGCCGACATGGCGACGATGACCACGCTCGGCATCGTGTCGGACCCCGACGGCGCTGCCGGTGGCGACGTCGTGACCTTCGACGACATGTTGGCCAACGACCCGATCGATCTGGACCAGGCGGCCACGGTGGCCCAACCCGACGATCTCGCCACCATCATCTACACCTCGGGCACCACGGGACCGCCCAAGGGTGTGATGCTCACCCACACCAACATCTGCTGGACCGTCGAATCGCTGAAGGAGACCATCGGTCTCACCGAGTTCGTCGGCAAGCGCCTGGTCTCCTACCTGCCGATGGCCCACATCGCCGAGCGGATGACCTCGCACTACCAGCAGTCGATGCTGGGGTTCGAGGTGTCCTGCTGCCCGGACCCGGGCCAGATCGCGCAGTACCTGGGCGAGGTGCGGCCCAACATCATCTTCGGCGTCCCACGGGTGTGGGAGAAGATCTACGCGGGGGTCACCGCTGCCCTGGCCGCCGACCAGGAGCGGGCGAAGCAGTTCAACGAGGCGATCGAGGCGGCGTTGCCCATCGTCGAGAAGATGGACTGGGGAACCGCCACCGACGACGAGGTCGCCACCTGGGAGTTCCTCGACCAGGTGGCCTTCTCCACCGTGCGCGGTTTGGTCGGGCTCGACCAGGCCGAGGTCGCCATCTCGGGAGCAGCGCCCATCCCCGGAGATCTGCTCGCCTGGTTCCGCGCCGTGGGCATCCCGCTCAGTGAGATCTACGGCATGTCAGAGAGCTCGGGGCCCATGACCTATGCCGCCAGCCAGGTGAAGCCGGGCTGGGTCGGGCCAGGCATCGTCGGCTGCGAGGTCAAGCTGGCCGATGACGGCGAGATCGTGTGCCGGGGCGGAAACGTCTTCGTCGGCTATCTGAACAACCCCGAGGCCACCGAGGAGACGCTCGTCGACCAATGGCTGCACTCGGGCGACATCGGTGAGCTCGACGCCGACGGCTACTTCCGCATCGTCGACCGTAAGAAGGAGCTGATCATCACCGCCGGCGGCAAGAACGTGAGCCCCGCCAACCTCGAAGCTGCGCTCAAGATGATCCCGCTGGTCGGCCAGGCCTGTGCGGTGGGCGACCAGCGCCCGTTCATCGCCGCGCTCGTGGTGCTCGACCCCGATGTGGCGCCGTCGTGGGCGGCCAACGAGGGGCTCGAGACCACCGCCCTGGGCGAACTGGCCGACCACCCCCGGGTGGTCGAGGAGATCGAGCGTGGCCTCGAGGAGGTCATGGCTCCGTTCAACAACGCCGAGCGGGTCAAGAAGGTGAAGATCCTCGGCGAGGAGTGGTTGCCGGACTCCGATCTGTTGACCCCCACGTCCAAGCTGAAGCGGCGGGGCGTCCTGGCGCGCTACGCGGAGGAGATCGAGTCGCTCTATTCGTGACCGTCCTGCAGGGATCCACCACCGCTGGTGGCTGAAATGTCTCGAAAAGTGGCTTTGGTCCCTTCACGGCCGTCGCGCAGGCTCTACGCTGTATGTGGCAGCGCCGAAGGAACGCCACGACCCTCGGCGGACAGTTTGGACGCTGCTGTTCATCTGAGGTCATTACGCGAGGACGGGCTCACCATGAGCGTCACCATCGAGACGGTCGTCGATGATCCTGCGGTCGTCGAACAGTTCCTCGGTCTGTACCGGTCGGCGTTCGCACCGCTCGACTCGCTGGCCGCGGCGCGGCAATCGCTTACCGACGACGAGTTCCGGGACGAGATGAGCGAGGAGTCGGTCCTCAAGTTCGTCGGTTGGGACCGTCACGGCACGCCGGTCGCCATGTGCCTGCTGGCCACCGACCTCTCCAAGTTGCCCTGGATCAGCCCCGCGTTCTGGCAGCAGCGCTACCCCGAGCAGTTTGCACGCAACGCCATCTTCTATGTGGGCGCGGTGCTCGTCAGCCCCTCGGTCAAGGGCAGCCTGTGGTTCCGCCGCCTGCTGCTGGCCACCGTCCGCCACGCGGCCAGCCATCACGGTGTGGGGGCGCTCGACGTGTGCCGGTACAACGTCGAGGAGATCAACCTGCCTCGCATCGTCGCCGAGGTCTCCGCGGCGGTGGCCGAGGTCGAGTTCGAACACGTCGACACCCAGAGCTACTACGCCTACGTCTACGACGGGCTCAAGACCAAGACCTCCACCCCTGCCGAGATCGACCTGCGCGACCCCGTCCACTCCACTGCCACACCGGGCGAGGGCGTGACCGGCCGATGACCACCTTCTCCACCGCCCATCTCCGGGGATCGACCGAGCCCCGTGCCGTCCGCAGGGACTCCGCGGCCGAGTCTGCCGGTCTCACCATCTCGGTGACCTCCGCTGTCGGCACCGGCCCCACACCGGTGGTGGCGTTCGACGCCGCGCTGCTCGAGGCCGGGGTCGGCAACCTCAACCTCGTCCGCCTCAGCTCGGTGGTCCCCACCGGCGCCACCATCGAGGTCGCGGCGGAACAGCCACCGGCGGGCGGTCCACGCGACGCCGGGTGGGGCGACCGTCACTACGTCGTCTACGCCGATGCCAGGGCGGCCACCCCGGGCGAGGTGGCCGCGGCCTGTGTCGGCTGGGTCCAGGACCCGGCCACCGGTTCCGGGCTCTTCGTCGAGATCGAGGGAGACGACGAGGCCCGCGTGCGCCGAGAGGTCGCCGAGAGCCTCGAGGTCATGGCCGACGCCCGGAACCTCGATCTCGGCGCCCCGGTGCTGCTCAGCCGCTCGATCCGGTGCGACCACGATCCGGTGTGCGCCCTGGTGGTCGCATCGTTCGCCACCGAGAGCTGGACATGACCGCTGCGTCCCGCGCCCAGCCGGCACGCTCCACCGGGCCCGAACTGTTCGGATCACCATCGACCGCGTTCGAGCGCCTGGCCGACGTCGAACGCACCGCCAAGCTCATCGACGCGGTGGCCGACGTCGTTCGTCCCGGTGACCGTGTGCTCGAACTGGGGACCGGCACCGGGATCCTGTCCCTCGCCGCGGCCCGTGCCGGGGCCGAGGTGGTCGATGCCTACGAGCTGTCAGC encodes:
- a CDS encoding penicillin-binding protein 2, with product MNRQIRRLTIAIMLCYLALFAQLNRVQIFDAQALRDNPDNTRDVLANYSRPRGTVSTIDGAVVARSVEVDTPLQRQREYPEADLFAQVSGFFSLHYGSTGVEQVYDEELAGQTPELELESLSDLFVDRDRSGSVVLSLRSDVQRVARDALGEREGSVVALDPRSGEILALWSWPSYDPNLISAPDIERASEARSLYLLDPADPMLGRAYQERYFPGSSFKVVVSAAGLESGRVTMDEPSYEPVSSWTPPLTTRPITNAGGAVCGGTLAEILRVSCNTAFAEMGALTLGPEVLAEGAEGFGFNGRPPIDLPAPARSVFPTDYGEPLSTPDLDDPDPDVAGTVYENTPALAQAAIGQHDVAATPLQMALVAAGVANGGVIMEPRVVHEIRNADGDLVERLQPSAWRQAMSPSNAAALRQAMIGVVTGGTAWRMAIPGYEVGGKTGTARVAEDVTSTHAWIVGFAGPQGETPHVAVAVVVLADEDVGEQAGGRVAAPVARAVLERALSPASPVRVDDPPDPSPDGAPDDAPDDAPDDAPDDAPE
- the pknB gene encoding Stk1 family PASTA domain-containing Ser/Thr kinase translates to MSDQEPTVYNGRYELHRQIARGGMADVFLARDRLLDRPVAVKVLFSQFASDPAFVERFRREAQSAANLNHPHITSVFDWGEEGGTYFIVMEFVDGRSLADILRSEGMLHPDRAADIATDVAAALSFAHRNGVVHRDIKPGNILVTPSGQVKVTDFGIARAFGSSTDANLTQTGSVMGTATYFSPEQAQGRPVDPRSDLYSLGIVLYEMLASRPPFSGDSAVSTAYMHVQERAEPPSSVNPRIPPAMDAICMRLLAKDPNDRYPSAEDLRADLRRFREGQQVLAGGGVPAAAAAAPAAAAAAPGATASMPVTTVPPGHDTYDDLDDDDYDEPANRTGWFVAGLVVLIAVLVGLLAIFANALGIGGGETGTRIEVPGVVLLDETEATEVLEAEGFDVDVDYEANVEHEPGIVFDQDPTGGSMEPEGSTVTIIVSQGDEEFAMPEVVGNFEEDAIKFLEDRGLVLGDVNRVFDDESTEGEVLTQFPPAEQMVTRGDAFDLTVSRGPEEIEVPDVRGDTVDDAVSTLEEAGFQTRLEEEYSETVDEDRVVRTDPPHRTDAPSNSFVIIYVSRGPEPPEERPVPNVVNLTQPTAEGRLSDAGFVPEVTFSASDSVPSGSVITQDPAPGTELLTGSPVEIVVSTGPSPTSTTSSSTTTTTDGDVDEIP
- a CDS encoding aminodeoxychorismate/anthranilate synthase component II, yielding MSTRVLVIDNYDSFVYNLVQYLGELGAEPIVHRHDAIDLDAIEALAPDAVLISPGPGRPEDAGVSNDVIDRLAGRVPILGVCLGHQCIGALYGGTVVRAAEVMHGKTSLISHRGQGVFAGLPQPLEATRYHSLIVDRDSVPDVLEITAEADDGTVMGLRHRSLDVEGVQFHPESILTAAGHDLIANFLDRARTP
- a CDS encoding cell division protein CrgA; the encoded protein is MATPPKKKPTSGRVTPKGTRPDDRGAHVESGPDARGRALNSRYTAPVPVTEKVSPPWVAPTMFGLLGLGALTIIVNYLDLLPGGTDNWYLFLGLGFILGGIVIATRLH
- a CDS encoding thiolase family protein is translated as MPNAVLVDAVRTAGGKRNGQLSGWHPADLSAQVLAALAERNQLDPATVDDVIMGCVMQVGGQALNVGRNAVLAAGWPESVPATTIDRQCGSSQQSAHFAAQGVMAGAYDVVVAAGVEVMSLVPMGASIGKDLGAPFGPLVGDRYADAGGLVPQGISAELIADQWNLSRTDLDTFSARSQQRAATATAEGRFDNEIIPVAEKRLDRETGRIIETGETVTADEGIRPDTTVESLANLKPAFKPDGKVTAGNSSQITDGASAALIMSEEKAAELGLTPRARFHSFSVTGVDPITMLTGPIPATKKVLERAGLSMDDIDLTEINEAFASVVLAWEQELHPDMSKVNPNGGAIALGHPLGCSGTKLLTTLLNELERTGGRYGLQTMCEGGGMANATIIERLG
- a CDS encoding long-chain fatty acid--CoA ligase, with protein sequence MLTNEDLLERVAGQTISSRFLETARDLADHVALRWRTDDGAWHEWTFADYLDRVARAAAAYRAHGVADGDRVVLMLRNVPEFHVLDMAAYFVGATPVSIYNSSSPDQIQYLVNHCGAVLGIADDAAFLDRFQQVHADMATMTTLGIVSDPDGAAGGDVVTFDDMLANDPIDLDQAATVAQPDDLATIIYTSGTTGPPKGVMLTHTNICWTVESLKETIGLTEFVGKRLVSYLPMAHIAERMTSHYQQSMLGFEVSCCPDPGQIAQYLGEVRPNIIFGVPRVWEKIYAGVTAALAADQERAKQFNEAIEAALPIVEKMDWGTATDDEVATWEFLDQVAFSTVRGLVGLDQAEVAISGAAPIPGDLLAWFRAVGIPLSEIYGMSESSGPMTYAASQVKPGWVGPGIVGCEVKLADDGEIVCRGGNVFVGYLNNPEATEETLVDQWLHSGDIGELDADGYFRIVDRKKELIITAGGKNVSPANLEAALKMIPLVGQACAVGDQRPFIAALVVLDPDVAPSWAANEGLETTALGELADHPRVVEEIERGLEEVMAPFNNAERVKKVKILGEEWLPDSDLLTPTSKLKRRGVLARYAEEIESLYS
- a CDS encoding pyruvoyl-dependent arginine decarboxylase, whose protein sequence is MTTFSTAHLRGSTEPRAVRRDSAAESAGLTISVTSAVGTGPTPVVAFDAALLEAGVGNLNLVRLSSVVPTGATIEVAAEQPPAGGPRDAGWGDRHYVVYADARAATPGEVAAACVGWVQDPATGSGLFVEIEGDDEARVRREVAESLEVMADARNLDLGAPVLLSRSIRCDHDPVCALVVASFATESWT